The Pseudomonas asiatica genome has a segment encoding these proteins:
- a CDS encoding OprD family outer membrane porin, with protein sequence MATLDANRRLLLCPLGLGLVLAAPAQADNALGQKDNIFTGVNDRQAVELGIPPGLVEGARLDALVRNYYFQRDNHSDLVPRDPTEWAQGFLFSFRSGFTDTPVGLGVDAHAFLGIKLDGGGGSGGAGLLPLDSSLKPGDTFSSAGAALKLRYLDTLVKAGDQLVENPVVASGTSRLFPQTYRGVTLKNHGIDDLWLDAGFVESTRLRNQSGHSHLVTAYGARNSAGVAADRESPHIGWLGAVYGRPQGLQLTVYGGQLEDIWNQYYLGVSQVFRVNDALLLKPYLHYFKTRDQGRSQLGDIDNDTYSAGISATAYGQTLTLGLQKVDGRTPFDYITQNDRVFLYLSNSQQFADFNGPGEKSWRLQYETSLAPLGAPALQFIAAYTRGEADLTRVDPASVGYGYIYNPDGKHAKHWERDLALKYQVPAGPAKDLSLTLRWATHREGDGYTAPGNTRGNSSADEYRLIVDYPISLF encoded by the coding sequence ATGGCGACCCTCGACGCGAATCGGCGCCTGCTGCTTTGCCCGTTGGGGCTTGGCCTGGTGCTTGCGGCGCCTGCCCAGGCTGACAACGCCCTGGGCCAGAAGGACAACATCTTCACCGGTGTCAATGACCGGCAGGCCGTGGAACTGGGCATCCCGCCCGGTCTGGTCGAAGGCGCGCGCCTGGATGCGCTGGTGAGGAACTACTATTTCCAGCGCGATAACCACTCTGACCTGGTACCCCGCGACCCGACCGAATGGGCCCAGGGTTTTCTGTTTTCGTTCCGCTCGGGCTTCACCGATACGCCTGTCGGGTTGGGCGTGGATGCGCACGCCTTCCTCGGCATCAAGCTCGATGGCGGCGGTGGAAGTGGCGGCGCTGGCTTGCTCCCGCTGGACTCATCGCTCAAGCCGGGTGACACGTTTTCCAGTGCCGGCGCGGCGCTCAAGCTGAGGTACCTCGACACGTTAGTGAAGGCCGGCGACCAATTGGTCGAGAACCCGGTGGTGGCGAGCGGCACAAGCCGCCTGTTCCCGCAGACGTATCGTGGCGTCACCCTGAAGAACCATGGCATCGACGACCTGTGGCTGGATGCCGGGTTCGTGGAATCTACCCGGCTGCGCAACCAGAGCGGCCACTCCCACCTGGTCACCGCCTATGGCGCGCGCAACAGCGCGGGTGTGGCGGCGGACCGCGAAAGCCCTCATATCGGCTGGCTTGGCGCGGTGTATGGCCGGCCGCAAGGGCTGCAGCTGACCGTTTATGGCGGCCAGCTGGAAGACATCTGGAATCAGTATTACCTGGGGGTTTCGCAGGTGTTTCGGGTCAATGATGCGCTACTGCTCAAACCCTACCTGCACTATTTCAAGACCCGGGACCAAGGGCGCAGCCAGCTGGGTGACATCGATAACGACACCTACAGCGCCGGTATCTCCGCGACAGCCTATGGCCAGACCCTGACCTTGGGCTTGCAGAAGGTCGACGGCCGAACGCCGTTCGACTACATCACGCAGAACGACCGTGTCTTCCTTTACCTGAGCAACTCCCAGCAATTTGCCGATTTCAACGGCCCCGGTGAAAAGTCCTGGCGCCTGCAGTACGAAACCAGCCTGGCGCCGCTGGGGGCGCCTGCGCTGCAGTTCATCGCGGCCTACACCCGGGGCGAGGCCGACCTCACCCGGGTCGACCCAGCAAGCGTCGGTTATGGCTATATCTACAACCCGGACGGCAAGCACGCCAAGCACTGGGAACGTGACCTTGCCCTCAAGTACCAGGTGCCAGCCGGCCCGGCGAAGGACCTGTCGTTGACCCTGCGCTGGGCAACGCACCGCGAGGGTGATGGCTATACCGCGCCCGGCAATACCCGCGGCAACTCCAGTGCCGATGAGTACCGCCTGATCGTCGATTACCCGATCAGCCTGTTCTGA
- a CDS encoding SphA family protein, which produces MRPYRKSAALLSLATALGSAEVVADAVSLPPLPLGNTSFLDGVVRPGMLFELPIQHYRAQDATDSHGSAVPGRQKVHSTTVLPHLAYITEHKLLGANYGMEVLLPLVHLEVDIDNGPDGSRTRQGDLIFSPLLLQWAPVQLFGRPYWQRLNLVITAPTGDYDRDASINVGSNLWVVSPHYAFTWELTDRLEVSGRLHYAWSSRNEDPARHLQADDIQPGEAVHSNFSVSYAISDAWRVGLAGYDLGQISADRIDGHRQSASKERVLALGPGVMYSRGKQAFYANFYVEQGARNRSEGNQLTLRYLLPF; this is translated from the coding sequence ATGAGGCCTTACAGAAAGTCCGCTGCACTGTTGTCGCTGGCGACGGCACTGGGCAGCGCAGAAGTCGTGGCCGATGCTGTCAGCCTGCCGCCGTTGCCGCTGGGCAACACCAGCTTCCTGGATGGCGTCGTACGGCCAGGCATGCTGTTCGAACTGCCGATCCAGCACTATCGCGCCCAGGACGCCACGGACAGCCACGGCAGTGCGGTGCCGGGGCGTCAGAAAGTGCACAGCACCACGGTGCTGCCGCACCTGGCCTACATCACCGAGCACAAGCTGCTGGGCGCCAACTACGGTATGGAAGTGCTGTTGCCGCTGGTGCACCTGGAAGTCGATATCGACAACGGCCCGGACGGTTCACGCACGCGCCAGGGCGACCTGATCTTCAGCCCGTTGCTCCTGCAATGGGCGCCGGTGCAGCTGTTCGGGCGCCCGTACTGGCAGCGTTTGAACCTGGTAATCACCGCGCCCACCGGGGATTACGACCGTGATGCCAGCATCAACGTCGGCAGCAACCTGTGGGTGGTCAGCCCGCATTACGCATTTACCTGGGAGCTGACCGACCGGCTCGAGGTCAGTGGGCGCCTTCATTACGCCTGGTCGAGCCGCAACGAAGACCCGGCCAGGCATTTGCAGGCCGACGATATCCAGCCCGGCGAGGCGGTGCACAGCAACTTCTCGGTGTCCTACGCAATCTCCGATGCCTGGCGGGTGGGCCTTGCCGGTTATGACCTGGGGCAGATATCGGCCGACCGGATCGACGGCCACCGGCAGTCAGCGTCCAAGGAGCGCGTGCTGGCCCTGGGGCCTGGCGTGATGTACAGCAGAGGCAAGCAGGCGTTCTACGCCAACTTCTATGTCGAGCAAGGTGCAAGGAACCGGTCCGAGGGCAATCAGCTGACGTTGCGCTACCTGTTGCCCTTCTAG
- a CDS encoding LysR substrate-binding domain-containing protein codes for MFDLNELYLYTKVVECGGFASAGRALGLPKSRLSRRVANLEDRLGVRLIQRSTRQFAVTEVGLEYYHHCMSMVDRAFAAEDAIQRSRAVPSGIVRLACSTSLLDARLAPMLGQFMVQCPAVELLVKSYNRRVDVIGEGFDLVLSVRHQPLESSELVMRKLAQSRQCLVASPGLLAQYDRPLQPADLFELPSLGWGANVQEYVWDLDGPEGGVASIRFRPRLVSDDIAVLYQGALAGVGVVLLPADMVKDDLAAGRLLNVLESWVPRMGEVIALFPSRRGLTPAVRELIDFLAVAFERSA; via the coding sequence ATGTTCGATTTGAATGAGCTGTACCTGTATACCAAGGTGGTCGAGTGTGGCGGTTTCGCATCGGCCGGGCGCGCGCTCGGCTTGCCCAAGTCGCGGCTGAGCCGGCGAGTCGCCAATCTGGAGGACCGCCTGGGAGTGCGCCTGATCCAGCGCTCCACCCGGCAGTTCGCGGTCACCGAAGTGGGGCTGGAGTACTACCATCACTGTATGTCGATGGTCGATCGGGCATTTGCTGCCGAGGACGCGATCCAGCGCAGCCGCGCGGTGCCCAGCGGCATTGTCCGGCTGGCCTGCAGCACCTCGCTGCTGGATGCACGCCTGGCGCCGATGCTTGGGCAGTTCATGGTGCAATGCCCGGCGGTGGAGTTGCTGGTGAAGAGCTACAACCGGCGGGTCGATGTGATCGGCGAGGGCTTCGACCTGGTCCTGAGCGTGCGCCATCAACCGCTGGAAAGCAGCGAGCTGGTGATGCGCAAACTGGCGCAGAGCCGCCAGTGCCTGGTGGCTTCGCCCGGCTTGCTGGCGCAGTACGACCGCCCTCTGCAGCCTGCCGACCTGTTTGAACTGCCCAGCCTTGGCTGGGGGGCGAATGTTCAGGAGTACGTCTGGGACCTGGACGGCCCCGAAGGCGGGGTGGCGTCCATTCGCTTCCGCCCACGGTTGGTCTCCGACGATATCGCGGTGCTGTACCAGGGCGCGCTCGCGGGCGTGGGCGTGGTGCTGCTGCCAGCGGATATGGTGAAGGATGACCTGGCCGCCGGGCGTTTGCTGAACGTGCTGGAGAGCTGGGTACCCAGGATGGGCGAGGTAATCGCCCTGTTTCCTTCGCGGCGGGGGCTGACGCCAGCGGTGCGGGAGTTGATCGACTTTCTTGCGGTGGCGTTCGAGCGGTCGGCTTAG
- a CDS encoding LysR family transcriptional regulator: MDKMMALTIFVAAAEHGSFSRAAEQLGKTPSAITKAVAHLESELGVRLFERTTRRMALTEAGTLYLEGARQALMHLQRVTEEVEQLQHALRGTLRITAPPSFGPAFLNQVCCRFMREHPQVRLEVNLNDANEDLIDGGYDLSLRDGPTDQPELIAQPLIENRVILCASPAYLAQKGEAITLENYAQHDWLLLRHPLLNRSFWWIEHGGQTLRVRQPTPRLVSDNFDFLLACLLDGQGLQFVPTWCAAPYLANGQLVEVMPDYWRALSAFGPWVHVLYLPHRRNTRKVQAFIALLHEHLHGQGAQALARS, from the coding sequence ATGGACAAGATGATGGCCCTGACCATCTTCGTCGCTGCCGCCGAGCACGGCAGCTTCAGCCGTGCGGCCGAGCAACTGGGCAAGACGCCGTCTGCCATCACCAAGGCTGTTGCGCACCTGGAGAGCGAACTGGGCGTGCGCCTGTTCGAACGCACCACCCGGCGCATGGCGCTGACCGAGGCCGGTACCTTGTACCTGGAAGGCGCGCGCCAGGCGTTGATGCACCTGCAACGGGTGACCGAGGAAGTGGAGCAGTTGCAGCACGCGCTGCGCGGTACCCTGCGCATTACCGCGCCACCGTCGTTCGGCCCCGCGTTTCTCAACCAGGTGTGTTGCCGCTTCATGCGCGAGCATCCGCAGGTGCGCCTGGAGGTCAACCTCAACGATGCCAACGAAGACCTGATCGATGGCGGCTACGACCTGTCGCTGCGCGACGGCCCCACCGATCAGCCGGAGCTGATCGCCCAGCCGCTGATCGAGAACCGCGTGATCCTTTGCGCCAGCCCTGCCTACCTGGCCCAAAAAGGCGAGGCGATCACTCTGGAGAACTATGCCCAACACGACTGGCTGCTGTTGCGCCACCCGCTGCTCAACCGCAGCTTCTGGTGGATCGAACACGGCGGCCAGACGCTGCGTGTGCGTCAGCCCACCCCTCGACTGGTGAGCGACAACTTCGACTTCCTGCTGGCCTGCCTGCTCGATGGGCAGGGCTTGCAGTTCGTACCCACCTGGTGTGCCGCCCCCTACCTGGCCAACGGGCAGCTGGTGGAGGTGATGCCCGACTACTGGCGGGCGCTGAGCGCGTTCGGCCCGTGGGTGCACGTGCTGTATCTGCCGCACCGGCGCAATACCCGCAAGGTGCAGGCGTTCATTGCCTTGCTGCATGAGCACCTGCACGGGCAGGGCGCGCAGGCGCTGGCACGGAGCTGA
- a CDS encoding formate/nitrite transporter family protein: MSVNSPTRITELVIESGVKKAHLSTHATLVLGFLAGAFISLGFLLAIHVSTMIPVQWASFGTLLGAAVFPIGLILVILAGGELLTGNMMSLPLAMFARRIGPGAVARNWLLVTVANLFGALFVAGCFGHLLGLTEGAYLNKMLAAATSKTNADFLHAFVSGIGCNWLVCLAVWLSYASREMSGKILGIWFPIMAFVAIGFQHVVANMFLIPAAIFAGYLSWGQLVENLVAVFLGNAVGGAIFVGLAYYVSYGVPSQEACEVQ; the protein is encoded by the coding sequence ATGTCCGTCAATAGCCCCACCCGTATCACCGAGCTCGTCATCGAGAGCGGCGTCAAAAAAGCCCATCTATCCACCCATGCGACACTGGTCCTGGGGTTTCTCGCAGGTGCATTCATTTCGCTGGGGTTTCTCCTGGCTATCCACGTCAGCACCATGATCCCGGTACAGTGGGCCTCGTTCGGCACACTGCTGGGCGCCGCGGTATTTCCCATCGGCCTGATCCTGGTGATCCTGGCCGGTGGCGAACTGCTCACCGGCAACATGATGAGCCTGCCCTTGGCGATGTTCGCCCGGCGTATCGGCCCAGGCGCCGTGGCGCGCAACTGGCTGCTGGTGACCGTCGCCAACCTGTTCGGTGCACTGTTCGTTGCCGGGTGCTTCGGTCACTTGCTGGGCCTGACCGAGGGGGCCTACCTGAACAAGATGTTGGCGGCTGCGACCAGCAAGACCAACGCCGACTTCCTCCACGCCTTCGTGTCCGGAATCGGCTGCAACTGGCTGGTGTGCCTGGCAGTGTGGCTGTCGTATGCCAGCCGTGAAATGAGCGGCAAGATTCTCGGCATCTGGTTCCCGATCATGGCGTTCGTCGCCATCGGTTTCCAGCACGTGGTTGCCAACATGTTCCTGATTCCCGCAGCGATCTTTGCCGGCTACCTGAGCTGGGGGCAGTTGGTGGAGAACCTGGTGGCCGTGTTCCTGGGGAATGCGGTGGGTGGGGCGATCTTCGTGGGGTTGGCGTACTACGTGTCCTACGGTGTGCCTTCGCAGGAAGCGTGCGAGGTGCAGTGA
- a CDS encoding C45 family peptidase — protein sequence MKIHTHVSDIRNPLERGHQIGARFAEQIRTTTALYLGFFPRVGVPLSEAQRIGENSLAALEAWSPGLAAEVAGMASGAELPLWQLASLNARTEVLAARTRHSECSTTVHAPRGARAPRTLQTWDWHDSLCPHGLMLALHTERGMNVKLFCEFGMLAKLGVNSAGLGLHFNILHHASDNDSGGVPVHAIARRLLEEASSVEEAIELARSARVSASTVLTVFSRQDRSPRAASIELSPARTALVLPREDGWLLHTNHFLDPELGLGEQVADRADTQCRLGHLEQVVGQMTSADLRARAEAMCGAEGDRAPICFHPDMAMPDTERWETLLSVGIDTERCALQYVAGTPVQLAKAGFDTF from the coding sequence TTGAAGATCCACACCCATGTCAGCGACATCCGCAACCCCCTCGAGCGTGGCCACCAGATTGGCGCGCGCTTCGCCGAGCAGATCCGTACCACCACTGCACTGTACCTGGGCTTTTTCCCGCGGGTTGGCGTGCCCTTGAGTGAGGCGCAGCGCATCGGCGAAAACAGCTTGGCAGCCCTGGAAGCCTGGAGCCCGGGCCTGGCCGCTGAAGTGGCCGGCATGGCCAGCGGTGCCGAGCTGCCGCTATGGCAGCTGGCGAGCCTGAACGCCCGCACTGAAGTACTGGCGGCCCGAACCCGCCACAGCGAATGCTCCACCACCGTGCATGCACCCCGTGGCGCACGTGCGCCGCGGACCCTGCAGACCTGGGATTGGCATGACAGCCTGTGCCCCCATGGCCTGATGCTGGCGCTGCACACCGAGCGCGGCATGAACGTCAAGCTGTTCTGCGAGTTCGGCATGCTCGCCAAGCTTGGTGTGAACAGCGCGGGCCTCGGCCTGCACTTCAATATCCTCCACCACGCCAGTGACAACGACAGTGGTGGTGTGCCGGTGCACGCCATCGCCCGGCGTCTGCTGGAGGAGGCCAGCAGTGTCGAGGAGGCCATCGAGCTTGCCCGTTCGGCGCGGGTCAGTGCCTCCACCGTGCTGACAGTGTTCTCCCGCCAGGACCGCAGCCCGCGCGCGGCCAGCATCGAATTGAGCCCCGCGCGCACCGCCTTGGTCCTGCCACGGGAAGACGGCTGGCTGCTGCACACCAATCACTTCCTCGACCCAGAGCTGGGCCTGGGCGAGCAGGTCGCCGACCGTGCCGATACCCAATGCCGCCTGGGCCACCTCGAGCAGGTGGTCGGTCAGATGACCAGCGCTGACCTGCGTGCCCGGGCCGAGGCCATGTGCGGCGCCGAGGGCGACAGGGCGCCGATCTGCTTCCACCCGGACATGGCCATGCCCGATACCGAGCGCTGGGAAACCTTGCTCAGCGTCGGCATCGACACCGAACGCTGTGCCCTGCAGTACGTGGCCGGCACGCCTGTGCAACTGGCCAAGGCCGGCTTCGACACTTTCTGA
- a CDS encoding LysR family transcriptional regulator, with protein MEDLNDLYYFAQVVEHGGFAPAGRALNIPKSTLSRRVLQLEERLGVRLLQRSTRHFSVTETGQEFFQHCRAMLVEAEAARWVVERTRAEPQGTVRMSCPTTLLHYRVGGLVSRFMAENPKVKVHLEPTNRRVDVLGEGLDLALRVRFPPLEDSDLVMRTLARSPQRLVASPSLVERLALQLPVEPEHLGEQPSLDWGPPRDHIWQLEGPDGAHAEIRHTPRYITDDMSALRQAALDGVGIVQLPFMVVDQDLDNGRLVELNPQWEPRCGIVHAVFPSRRGLLPSVRSLIDFLAEHIWE; from the coding sequence ATGGAAGACCTGAACGACCTGTATTACTTCGCCCAAGTCGTCGAGCACGGCGGTTTCGCGCCGGCCGGGCGGGCACTGAACATTCCGAAATCAACACTCAGCCGGCGCGTCCTGCAGCTGGAGGAGCGCCTGGGCGTACGCCTGCTCCAGCGTTCCACCCGACACTTTTCGGTGACCGAGACGGGCCAGGAGTTCTTCCAGCATTGCAGGGCCATGCTGGTGGAAGCGGAAGCGGCCCGATGGGTGGTCGAACGCACCCGCGCCGAGCCCCAGGGCACCGTCCGCATGAGCTGCCCGACAACCCTGCTGCATTACCGGGTTGGCGGGCTGGTCAGTCGATTCATGGCCGAAAACCCGAAAGTGAAGGTGCACCTGGAACCCACCAACCGCCGTGTGGATGTATTGGGCGAAGGCCTCGACCTGGCGCTGCGGGTGCGCTTCCCGCCGCTGGAGGACAGCGACCTGGTCATGCGCACACTGGCCAGGAGCCCACAGCGGCTGGTCGCGAGCCCCTCGCTGGTGGAGCGGCTGGCGCTGCAGCTGCCCGTCGAACCAGAGCACCTGGGTGAGCAGCCGAGCCTGGATTGGGGGCCACCCAGGGACCACATCTGGCAACTTGAAGGGCCCGACGGCGCGCATGCCGAAATCCGCCACACGCCGCGCTACATCACCGATGACATGAGCGCACTGCGGCAGGCGGCGCTTGACGGTGTAGGCATCGTGCAATTGCCGTTCATGGTGGTTGACCAGGACCTGGATAACGGCCGCTTGGTGGAGCTCAACCCGCAATGGGAACCGCGCTGCGGCATCGTCCATGCGGTGTTCCCTTCCCGCCGCGGCCTGTTGCCCTCAGTGCGCAGCCTGATCGACTTTCTGGCCGAACATATCTGGGAATGA
- a CDS encoding IS110 family transposase — protein sequence MNTQNLALTSLDLGKNCFHFHGQDSRGQYLFRSKISRSKVFSYIAQLPPCTLAMEACGGAHFMARFAASCGHQPKLIAAQHVRPYVKSNKNDYTDAEAIGEAASRSAMRFVAIKSEAQQALSMLNMTREAFIRDRTATVNRIHAFLLEWGVSLAPTFKSVRELPETLEKLHAPGSVIRLFEQFHAHFNYLDEQVKALTKELESQVAGDDLATRLMTIPCIGPITSSALAAELGDGKQFKRGRDYSASIGLVPKQLTTGGKPRLLGISKRGDRNQRRLLVQCSHTFINHLDKQSGRLADWVRVLLTRHHPNVVVCALANRLARIAWAIAHSHGIYEAGPSAQNA from the coding sequence ATGAATACTCAGAATCTTGCTCTTACCAGCTTGGATCTAGGCAAAAATTGTTTCCATTTCCACGGCCAGGATAGCCGTGGTCAGTACCTGTTCCGTAGCAAGATTTCTCGCAGCAAGGTTTTTTCCTACATCGCTCAACTACCACCCTGCACCTTGGCCATGGAGGCCTGTGGAGGCGCTCATTTCATGGCTCGATTCGCAGCCAGCTGTGGTCATCAACCCAAATTGATTGCCGCGCAGCATGTACGACCTTATGTCAAAAGTAACAAGAACGACTACACCGACGCCGAAGCCATTGGTGAAGCAGCCAGTCGTTCGGCGATGCGATTTGTTGCAATCAAAAGCGAAGCCCAGCAAGCGCTGAGCATGCTCAACATGACCCGTGAAGCTTTCATTCGGGACCGCACAGCGACGGTCAATCGAATCCATGCATTCCTGCTTGAGTGGGGCGTTAGCCTGGCGCCAACCTTCAAGTCGGTCAGAGAGTTACCGGAAACCTTGGAAAAACTTCATGCTCCTGGCTCGGTCATTCGCCTTTTCGAACAGTTTCATGCGCACTTCAACTACCTCGACGAACAGGTCAAGGCACTCACCAAAGAGCTGGAGAGCCAGGTCGCTGGAGATGATCTGGCAACCCGTTTGATGACCATACCGTGTATTGGACCGATCACCTCCAGCGCCCTGGCTGCAGAATTAGGTGACGGTAAGCAGTTCAAACGAGGACGTGACTATTCGGCCTCGATAGGCCTGGTGCCCAAGCAGCTGACCACCGGCGGGAAACCGCGCTTGCTGGGTATCAGCAAACGCGGTGATCGCAATCAGCGACGGCTACTGGTGCAGTGCAGCCATACCTTCATCAACCACCTGGATAAGCAATCTGGGCGATTGGCTGACTGGGTGAGAGTGTTGCTGACTCGTCATCACCCGAATGTGGTTGTGTGTGCCTTGGCGAACCGGTTAGCACGGATAGCTTGGGCAATCGCACATAGCCATGGCATTTATGAAGCAGGGCCAAGCGCACAGAACGCTTGA
- a CDS encoding amidohydrolase has protein sequence MKQLLKMAISAGLACTCMPGFAAVDLILHNAKVYTAEPGQPLQQAVAVEGEKIVAVGSDQAVLRLRAEGTRVIDLGGKVLMPGMLDAHSHAIKGGLQLVLADLAGEQVALDELERRLRQWRSDGKAVRGEFLVVGGVPGTYWNDIPALEQRFNHGEWAEQPILFAANDMHTGWANQAMLKRAAIDADTIAALPAEARNTIGQHPDGTPNGFLADASYYPVTDLLPALPHATLLSAGRMALDHYKQLGITGWMDPLANELPGADVNNHSLGVLPVYKDLSARGELTAHVAALLMADSRARPADLDELDKVRRQFLGVHNLTLPGIKVFADGVAEAPAQTAAMLDPYSNSGKHGELLLDPKHFGELVSAADARGWLVHVHAIGDRAVREALNGIEQARRDRHSGIPHSITHLQMVNPTEYARFKQLDVIAAMQLYWASADQSNMELVKPYVNAMAFMHTFPARSLLKHGATLAGASDWPITTPDPWQAIYQAISRKGPKGVLNAAEAIDRQVMFQAYTLNAARTMRLEQQIGSLKVGKQADMIVVDRDVLDVDAETLRDTQVLQTWFAGKLIYAR, from the coding sequence ATGAAGCAGCTCCTGAAGATGGCAATCAGCGCCGGCCTGGCCTGCACCTGCATGCCGGGTTTCGCGGCAGTGGACCTGATCCTGCACAACGCCAAGGTCTACACCGCCGAGCCCGGCCAGCCCTTGCAGCAGGCCGTGGCTGTCGAGGGCGAGAAAATCGTCGCGGTAGGTTCCGACCAGGCCGTGCTACGCCTTAGGGCCGAAGGCACCCGGGTCATCGACCTGGGTGGCAAGGTGCTGATGCCGGGCATGCTCGACGCCCACTCGCATGCCATAAAGGGTGGCCTGCAACTGGTGCTGGCCGACCTCGCCGGCGAGCAGGTTGCCCTGGACGAACTGGAACGGCGCCTGCGCCAGTGGCGCAGCGACGGCAAGGCCGTGCGCGGCGAGTTCCTTGTCGTCGGTGGTGTACCGGGCACCTACTGGAATGACATTCCGGCGCTGGAACAGCGCTTCAACCACGGCGAATGGGCCGAGCAACCGATCCTGTTCGCCGCCAACGACATGCACACCGGCTGGGCCAACCAGGCCATGCTCAAGCGCGCCGCAATCGATGCCGACACCATCGCTGCCCTGCCTGCCGAGGCACGCAACACCATCGGCCAACACCCGGACGGAACACCAAACGGTTTCCTCGCCGATGCCAGCTACTACCCGGTGACCGACCTGCTGCCCGCGCTGCCCCATGCCACCCTGCTGAGCGCAGGGCGCATGGCCCTTGACCATTACAAGCAGCTGGGCATCACCGGCTGGATGGACCCGCTGGCCAACGAGCTGCCGGGGGCCGATGTGAACAACCATTCGCTGGGCGTGCTGCCGGTGTACAAGGACCTCTCCGCGCGCGGCGAGCTGACCGCCCACGTCGCCGCCCTGCTGATGGCCGATTCCAGGGCACGCCCCGCCGACCTGGACGAACTGGACAAGGTACGCCGGCAATTTCTCGGCGTGCACAACCTCACCCTGCCAGGCATCAAGGTGTTTGCCGACGGCGTTGCCGAAGCGCCAGCGCAAACGGCGGCGATGCTCGATCCCTACAGCAACTCTGGCAAGCACGGCGAACTGCTGCTGGACCCGAAGCACTTTGGCGAGCTGGTCAGTGCCGCCGACGCCCGTGGCTGGCTGGTGCACGTGCATGCCATCGGCGACCGCGCCGTGCGCGAGGCGCTCAACGGCATCGAGCAGGCACGGCGTGATCGCCACAGCGGCATCCCCCATTCCATCACCCACTTGCAGATGGTCAACCCCACGGAATACGCCCGCTTCAAGCAGCTCGACGTGATTGCAGCAATGCAGCTGTACTGGGCCAGCGCCGACCAATCGAACATGGAGCTGGTCAAGCCGTACGTGAACGCCATGGCCTTCATGCACACCTTCCCGGCCCGTTCGCTGCTCAAGCATGGCGCCACCCTTGCCGGCGCCAGCGACTGGCCGATCACCACACCGGACCCTTGGCAGGCGATCTACCAGGCCATCAGCCGCAAGGGGCCCAAAGGTGTGCTCAACGCTGCTGAAGCCATCGACCGTCAGGTGATGTTCCAGGCTTATACACTCAACGCCGCCCGCACCATGCGCCTGGAGCAGCAGATCGGTTCGCTCAAGGTCGGCAAGCAAGCCGACATGATCGTGGTTGACCGCGACGTGCTCGACGTCGATGCCGAAACGCTGCGCGATACCCAAGTGCTGCAGACCTGGTTTGCCGGGAAGCTGATCTACGCGCGCTGA